One genomic region from Ammospiza nelsoni isolate bAmmNel1 chromosome 13, bAmmNel1.pri, whole genome shotgun sequence encodes:
- the CEBPG gene encoding CCAAT/enhancer-binding protein gamma, whose product MSKTPQQNPGTDASGVSVIHTQAHSSGLQQVPQLVPVSPGGGGKAVPPSKQGKKSSFVDRNSDEYRQRRERNNMAVKKSRLKSKQKAQDTLQRVNQLKEENERLEAKIKLLTKELSVLKDLFLEHAHNFADNVQPVGTESATTNPENSGQ is encoded by the coding sequence ATGAGCAAGACACCCCAGCAGAACCCCGGCACAGATGCGAGCGGAGTAAGTGTGATCCACACTCAAGCACACTCCAGTGGTCTGCAGCAGGTTCCCCAGCTGGTGCCAGTCAGTCCTGGGGGTGGAGGCAAAGCTGTGCCCCCGAGcaagcagggaaagaaaagttcCTTTGTGGACAGAAACAGCGATGAGTATCGGCAGCGCAGAGAGCGGAACAACATGGCGGTGAAAAAGAGCCGCttaaaaagcaagcagaaagcaCAGGACACACTGCAAAGGGTCAACCAgctcaaagaagaaaatgaacgTTTAGAGGCAAAAATTAAACTCCTGACCAAGGAGCTGAGCGTACTGAAAGACTTGTTCCTTGAGCATGCCCACAATTTTGCAGATAACGTGCAGCCTGTTGGCACTGAGAGCGCCACAACAAACCCAGAAAACAGTGGGCAGTAG